The sequence TGACTATTATCGACATGGCGGTGATTCTTTGCAAGGACGCTATCATTTTTACAGATTATATCCCTTTTCTTTCGCTGAAGTACGATACGAACGAAAAAATGCGCTATTCGAACTGTTAAAATTTGGCGGGTTTCCTGAACAATTCATTTCTGCTTCCGAACGCGCGACAAGACGTTGGAGTCGCGAGTACCGCAGCCGGATAATTTACGATGAACTAGATTCACTCGAGAATGTAAAAGACGTTGCGCTCATTGAAAATCTTTCGCTTCGACTGCCAGAGATGGTAGGTTCTCCTCTTTCGATAAATAGTCTGCGCCAGGATTTGCAGGTTGCACACCATACCGTTGCTCGCTGGCTGACAATGCTGGAAAATATTTACATGATTTTCCGGGTGTATCCTTTCGGTTCTCCAAAGATCCGTGCCATTAAAAAAGAAAGCAAACATTACCATTTTGATTGGACGGTCATCGATGACGAAGGCGCTCGATTTGAAAATTTAATTGCTTTTCACTTGTTAAAGTGGGTTCATTTTAAGCAGGATTACGAAGGATTGAATATGGAATTACGCTATTTTCGTGACGTCAATCGCCGAGAGATCGACTTCGTTGTCATGGAAGATAACAAGCCAGTCCAGTTCATTGAATGCAAATTGCGCGGAAAGGAAATTAATCCGGCATTGCGTTCTTTGAAAAAACTGTTTCCGAATGCCTATTTTGTACAAGTCTCTCTGTACAAAGAGGATGATTATGTTACAAGAGAAGGAATACATGCCTGCCCTGCTGAAAAATTTTTATCCGCATTAATCTGAATTAAATCGAGATCAAATTTTTTTCAGCGCATTCCTTCTAACCCACGATTAAATTAACATCCATATTAAAAAAGTACTAACTATCTTAACATTGATGTTAAAATAGTCGAAAAATGTTCATCTCCTCATCGATTCCATTTCCTGAAAAAATGGCTGCATTTCTCATTTTTTGTTTGATAATTTCAAAAATATTGTTATTTTAAAAGAAAACAAATGCAAAAAAGGAGACCAAAATGAAAACTCGCAAACTTCTGTTCGCGGTGATTATCCTTTTTTCCGTATTTCTTCTCAACTCAAAAATTGCCGCTCAACATTCTCTGTTGCAGGAGGAATTCGCCTCGCCGGATTTTTCCACGCCGCAGCACATCAACAACCACGTTTTTAATTTCTTCCACCATTCCAGCGGCGCCAACTTGCTCGACGACGGACTGCAAAGCGCTCTGACTAATCTGGGCTATCATCTCCACAGTAGAATTAACACCACCTATGAATACGAAAACAACAACACCGATTACCGCCACTGGTACAAAAGATTTCAGCGGGAATTGGGCATCAAAGTCGGAGATCATTACTACCGCTATTTGGGCCCGGACGCCGAAGGCAACCCTCTCACCGGCGAGCAGATCGACGATGATTACCGTGATTTTATGCTCAATTATTATGAATTCAACGCGGAGAGAATGGACATCATCATGTTTAAGCCCTGCTATCCGGGATCAGAAATTTCCGACTACGACACCCAATACGATGGCAGCGGAGAAAATAATGGCTACGGCAACGTCACTGGCGGCACCCCGCATTCCGACAACGGGACAAATAATTTCACTTATCTCAATTCCGGCAACTCTGTCGATGACGTTTACACAAACGATTTTTGGACGCACGGCTACTGGGACTCCCCGTCTTCCTCGCTGGCGCAGCTCAAATGCGCCTACCGCGGCATGCTTAATATTTTTGTCGATCATCCGGATATTTTGTTCATCGCCATGCAGGGGCCGCCCCTGGTCTGGCTGTCCGATGAATCGGCTAATGATTGCCGGGAATTTGCCCGCTGGCTGCGCGAAGATTGGCTGCACCAATACGATCCCAAAGGACTTGATCAATTTCAGGATTATCCGCTCAAGAATGTCGTACCGTTCGATTTTCACAATTCCATCGCCTGGACCGGCAACGACGCTAATCTGGACGATGAATATTTCTGGTTTTTAGAAGGCGGCATGCCGGACAATGCCATGGACAATTCCGATCCGGAAAAAATAGGCCGCAGTGCCAGCAGCGAGGATCATCCGGACACTTGGTTAAATCAGCGGGTGGCAACTATTTTTTGCGGCGGCACGGACACATTCAGCCCATCGCATACGGGACACTCAGCGCAAAATTATTACTCCTGGATAAACGCTGTCGTTAATCGCTGGGAAAAAACCACCTCTCCGGTTTCGGTAGAGTTTGTCTCTTTTGCCGGAATTGTGAGAAACAACTCCGTCGTCTTAAATTGGCAAACGGCGACGGAAAGCAACAATTTCGGCTTTGAGATTCAAAGAGAAAGCAAAACAAATCAAGTTTTTCAAAAAATTGCCTTTCTGCCCGCAAATGATTTTGAAAAAATTTACAATTATGAGGACAAAAATCTCACATCCGGTATTTACCAATATCGCCTCAAGCAGATCGACCTCGACGGCAGCTTTCAATTTTCGCCATCGATTTCAGTCAACGTCGGTGTCGCAAAAAATTTTTCCATCGATGGCAATTTTCCCAATCCGTTCAATTCACAAACAATGATTAATTACAGTCTGGCGAAAAACAGCAAAGTCAAAATTCTCGTTTTTGACATGTTGGGTCGTCGGGTTAGGACGTTAGTTGAAGACTACGAATTCGCCGGCGCCCACCAGATTCTTTGGAACGGTTGCGACAACTTTCATCGTCCGGTGGAATCAGGAATTTACTGGCTGGTTTTATCAGTTGAAAACGGGAGAAAATTGACGCACAAATTGATTGTGCTGAAATAGTGAGTAAAATTTGAAGATGTAATTGCACAAAATTTAATGTTGTCTAAAAATTCCGTTCATTAATAAGTTTCACACTTTATGTTGTGTTATTGTTATTTAGGAGTGTCTCTCTGCAGGGAACGCAAATTTGCAATCCCTACTTTTCGGACATGCAGTTTAATAAAGTGCTGTCCTTTTCATCAAATAATTTACAAAAATTCCCTGTGATCTCGCTGGCTGTGTGCCAATTCTAATCTTAAATTCATACATGACACGAATATGAAAATTCTCATCATCGAACCCTATTTCACCGGCTCCCATGCAGATTGGGCCAAAGGCTACCAGAAATTTAGCCGCCACGAGGTGGAAATTTTGAGCTTAAGCGGCCAA comes from Calditrichota bacterium and encodes:
- a CDS encoding ATP-binding protein, which codes for MKYIERYIEDSVKEDLTQKMVFIAGPRQSGKTTLAIKILGNKSSPARKNWYLNWDSAHDREKIIREQFPAGKGLLVLDEIHKYSRWRQVVKGLFDKRKHELQIIVTGSGRLDYYRHGGDSLQGRYHFYRLYPFSFAEVRYERKNALFELLKFGGFPEQFISASERATRRWSREYRSRIIYDELDSLENVKDVALIENLSLRLPEMVGSPLSINSLRQDLQVAHHTVARWLTMLENIYMIFRVYPFGSPKIRAIKKESKHYHFDWTVIDDEGARFENLIAFHLLKWVHFKQDYEGLNMELRYFRDVNRREIDFVVMEDNKPVQFIECKLRGKEINPALRSLKKLFPNAYFVQVSLYKEDDYVTREGIHACPAEKFLSALI
- a CDS encoding T9SS type A sorting domain-containing protein, with product MKTRKLLFAVIILFSVFLLNSKIAAQHSLLQEEFASPDFSTPQHINNHVFNFFHHSSGANLLDDGLQSALTNLGYHLHSRINTTYEYENNNTDYRHWYKRFQRELGIKVGDHYYRYLGPDAEGNPLTGEQIDDDYRDFMLNYYEFNAERMDIIMFKPCYPGSEISDYDTQYDGSGENNGYGNVTGGTPHSDNGTNNFTYLNSGNSVDDVYTNDFWTHGYWDSPSSSLAQLKCAYRGMLNIFVDHPDILFIAMQGPPLVWLSDESANDCREFARWLREDWLHQYDPKGLDQFQDYPLKNVVPFDFHNSIAWTGNDANLDDEYFWFLEGGMPDNAMDNSDPEKIGRSASSEDHPDTWLNQRVATIFCGGTDTFSPSHTGHSAQNYYSWINAVVNRWEKTTSPVSVEFVSFAGIVRNNSVVLNWQTATESNNFGFEIQRESKTNQVFQKIAFLPANDFEKIYNYEDKNLTSGIYQYRLKQIDLDGSFQFSPSISVNVGVAKNFSIDGNFPNPFNSQTMINYSLAKNSKVKILVFDMLGRRVRTLVEDYEFAGAHQILWNGCDNFHRPVESGIYWLVLSVENGRKLTHKLIVLK